In a single window of the Olivibacter sp. SDN3 genome:
- a CDS encoding EamA family transporter, with translation MHLVLLSVLCSVTVSVIIKLARRYSVNTIQMIAWNYPVAVLLSYYYLKPNFDNLTFDQAPVTTYVILGLLLPSLFVIIAASIRYTGIVRTEVAQRLSLFIPLIAAFFIFNEHPAPIKLSGVIVGLIAVVCSIRWHHTNSLSVNKVGRFGSWLYPLIVFFGMGVIDILFKHLAQYQGVSYKTSIFVVFVLCTLTSFLSIAYLGVIKKMRFSLSGTLWGILLGLFNFGNIIFYMRAHQALPDNPSVVFSGMNIGVIIVGAVTGIFLFGEKLSILNKVGLVLAIISVLIISL, from the coding sequence ATGCATCTGGTATTGTTAAGTGTTTTATGTAGCGTGACAGTTTCTGTCATCATTAAGCTAGCCAGGCGCTATTCGGTTAATACTATTCAGATGATCGCCTGGAACTATCCAGTCGCCGTATTACTGAGCTATTATTATTTAAAGCCAAATTTTGATAACCTTACGTTTGATCAAGCGCCTGTAACAACCTACGTCATATTAGGACTTTTACTCCCTTCGTTATTTGTTATTATAGCGGCCTCTATCCGTTATACGGGTATTGTACGAACGGAAGTAGCTCAGCGCCTATCGCTCTTTATACCGCTGATTGCAGCCTTTTTCATTTTCAACGAACACCCTGCTCCGATTAAACTGTCAGGTGTCATAGTTGGTTTAATTGCCGTTGTGTGTTCTATCAGATGGCACCATACTAATAGCTTATCTGTAAACAAGGTTGGTCGGTTCGGTAGTTGGTTATACCCTTTGATCGTTTTTTTTGGCATGGGTGTAATAGATATTCTATTTAAACATTTAGCACAATACCAAGGAGTATCTTATAAAACATCCATCTTTGTCGTATTTGTACTGTGTACCCTGACTTCTTTTTTGTCCATTGCCTATTTGGGTGTAATAAAAAAAATGCGTTTTTCGCTCTCAGGAACCCTTTGGGGGATCCTGTTGGGCCTGTTTAATTTCGGTAATATTATCTTTTACATGCGTGCACATCAAGCATTGCCAGATAATCCATCAGTGGTGTTTTCGGGGATGAATATAGGGGTAATTATTGTTGGCGCCGTAACAGGAATTTTTTTGTTCGGCGAAAAATTATCTATTTTGAACAAAGTGGGTCTTGTTCTTGCCATTATTTCGGTATTGATCATCAGCCTTTAA
- a CDS encoding YigZ family protein: MNLFEDTYHTIAKSSEGIFKDKGSKFLGYAYPFSDIDELKSIMADLRAMHPKARHHCWAYRLTSDRSVFRVNDDGEPSGTAGRPILNTLLSNDLTNVVVVVVRYFGGTLLGVPGLINAYKSATQDAIDSAEIIEKTVNDVYQIDFGYEQMNDVMRVIKEDTLHILKQDFDINCSITFEIRQGQVNRSMEKLHKIERLRINYLRTI; this comes from the coding sequence ATGAATTTATTTGAAGATACTTATCATACAATTGCTAAATCCTCGGAGGGAATTTTTAAAGATAAAGGAAGCAAGTTTTTGGGCTATGCCTATCCTTTTTCCGATATAGACGAACTCAAAAGTATAATGGCCGATTTAAGAGCCATGCACCCTAAGGCTCGGCATCATTGCTGGGCATACCGCCTAACGTCAGATCGTTCAGTATTTAGAGTAAATGACGATGGTGAACCATCTGGCACCGCCGGGAGGCCAATATTGAACACCTTGTTATCAAATGATTTAACCAACGTGGTAGTGGTTGTAGTGCGTTATTTCGGAGGTACACTTTTGGGAGTTCCTGGATTAATCAATGCCTATAAGTCGGCCACACAAGACGCTATAGATAGCGCTGAAATTATAGAAAAAACGGTAAACGATGTCTATCAGATAGACTTCGGGTATGAGCAGATGAACGATGTTATGCGGGTAATAAAGGAAGATACATTACATATATTGAAACAAGATTTTGATATTAACTGTTCAATTACCTTCGAAATAAGGCAGGGGCAAGTAAACCGTAGTATGGAAAAATTGCATAAGATAGAGCGGTTACGGATTAACTATTTAAGAACGATCTAA
- a CDS encoding nucleoside phosphorylase: MANFSETDIILNADGSIYHLNLLPEDVADIIITVGDPERVAEVSKYFDSIELKKGKREFITHTGFIGRKRISVISTGIGTDNIDIVLNELDILVNIDLSTRTTKPKETFRSLHIIRIGTSGAVQPNIPVGTLLASTYGLGFDNLMCFYSADKKGLNDGLHQASIDHFSNIGIRPYITSASGLLLEKLAYDLPKGITLTSPGFYAPQGRSTRAHQVRVDLLERINSFRYHGRQITNLEMETAGIYALAKLLGHQAVSINAILASRVNHTFSQHPSATIEKAIQLVLERI; this comes from the coding sequence ATGGCGAATTTTTCAGAAACCGATATCATATTAAATGCCGATGGGAGTATTTATCACCTAAACCTTTTACCGGAAGATGTTGCTGATATTATCATAACCGTTGGCGATCCGGAACGTGTTGCCGAAGTAAGCAAGTACTTTGACAGTATTGAGTTAAAGAAGGGCAAACGGGAGTTTATTACACATACCGGTTTCATTGGTAGAAAACGTATCAGTGTGATTTCTACAGGTATAGGAACAGATAATATAGACATTGTATTGAATGAGCTCGATATATTGGTAAATATTGATCTGTCTACAAGAACAACAAAACCAAAGGAGACATTCCGCTCATTACACATTATACGGATAGGAACTTCAGGTGCGGTACAGCCTAATATTCCTGTGGGTACGCTATTGGCTTCTACTTATGGTTTGGGCTTTGATAATTTAATGTGTTTTTATTCAGCAGACAAGAAGGGCCTAAATGATGGCTTACATCAAGCAAGTATTGATCACTTCAGCAATATTGGTATTCGTCCTTATATTACTTCAGCGAGCGGCTTGCTTCTGGAGAAGCTCGCATACGATCTGCCTAAGGGGATCACCTTAACATCTCCGGGTTTTTATGCACCGCAAGGTAGGTCGACCAGAGCTCATCAAGTACGGGTTGATTTGCTGGAACGGATCAATTCTTTTCGCTATCATGGGCGACAAATCACCAATTTGGAAATGGAAACAGCTGGAATTTATGCTTTGGCCAAATTATTGGGGCATCAGGCGGTTTCTATAAATGCTATTTTGGCTAGTAGGGTTAATCATACCTTCAGTCAACACCCTTCTGCTACTATTGAAAAAGCCATACAATTGGTGTTGGAAAGGATTTAG
- a CDS encoding alpha-L-fucosidase gives MATQLSAQNYQANWQSIDQRVTPSWWSDAKFGIFIHWGPYSVPAYAPIDEVDGVYEKYAEHYENRLLTKNKLFTDYHRKIYGDNFTYQDFAPLFRAENFDPTSWASLFKRAGAKYVVLTSKHHDGFCLWPSKYSPKWNSVDIGAHRDLAGELSTAVKKAGLEMGFYYSLLEWNHPLYTKETINNWVDEHMIPQMKELVTAYKPAIIFSDGEWDYPSDTLKSTSFLTWLYNESPVKEKVVVNDRWGKETRSKHGDYYTTEYDLVHDKEGIGEQASHPWEESRGIGTSYGYNRFETTAHYFSSKQLIDLLIDKVSNGGNLLLNVGPKADGMIPVIMQERLLAIGKWLDVNGDAIYGTQVWEDKPATMKEDQIYYTKKGDALYVICTAWTDKPITVSTNSAKKVKVSLLGSSIDVKVEQLQDKLTITPPQIHPGNMPCEHAWVYKVENAM, from the coding sequence ATGGCTACGCAACTTTCGGCGCAAAATTACCAGGCTAATTGGCAGTCTATTGATCAGCGCGTTACACCTTCTTGGTGGAGCGACGCTAAGTTCGGTATCTTTATCCATTGGGGGCCTTATTCTGTTCCGGCTTATGCGCCTATTGACGAGGTCGACGGTGTATACGAAAAATACGCAGAGCACTATGAAAACCGTTTGTTAACAAAAAACAAGTTGTTCACTGATTATCACCGAAAAATTTATGGCGACAACTTTACCTATCAAGACTTCGCTCCTCTTTTCAGAGCAGAAAATTTTGATCCTACCAGCTGGGCAAGCTTGTTTAAGCGGGCTGGTGCAAAATATGTTGTATTGACTTCCAAGCATCATGATGGTTTTTGCTTATGGCCCAGTAAATACAGTCCTAAGTGGAATAGTGTTGATATTGGAGCTCATCGGGATTTGGCCGGTGAGTTAAGTACAGCAGTAAAGAAGGCTGGTTTGGAAATGGGTTTCTACTACTCGCTGCTGGAGTGGAACCATCCATTATACACAAAAGAGACCATTAATAACTGGGTAGACGAACATATGATTCCACAAATGAAAGAACTGGTTACAGCCTATAAACCAGCTATAATTTTTTCCGATGGAGAATGGGACTATCCAAGTGATACACTAAAAAGCACTAGCTTCTTAACATGGTTATATAATGAGTCACCGGTGAAGGAAAAAGTAGTGGTAAACGATCGCTGGGGTAAGGAAACACGAAGCAAACATGGCGACTATTATACCACAGAATACGATTTGGTACATGATAAGGAAGGTATAGGCGAACAGGCGAGCCATCCATGGGAAGAAAGTAGAGGTATTGGTACTTCTTATGGTTATAATCGTTTCGAAACAACGGCTCATTATTTCAGTTCTAAGCAGTTAATCGACCTACTGATAGATAAAGTGAGTAATGGTGGAAACTTGCTATTAAATGTTGGCCCTAAAGCCGATGGAATGATTCCAGTTATTATGCAGGAACGCCTGCTGGCCATTGGAAAATGGTTGGACGTAAATGGAGATGCTATCTACGGTACACAGGTATGGGAAGATAAGCCTGCTACTATGAAAGAAGATCAAATTTATTATACCAAGAAAGGCGATGCCCTATATGTGATCTGTACGGCCTGGACGGATAAACCTATTACTGTTTCTACTAATTCGGCGAAAAAAGTTAAAGTTAGTTTGTTAGGCTCGTCTATAGATGTGAAGGTTGAGCAATTGCAAGATAAACTGACTATTACACCTCCTCAAATTCATCCGGGGAACATGCCCTGCGAACATGCTTGGGTGTACAAAGTGGAAAACGCCATGTAA
- a CDS encoding YafY family protein — MNRIDRLFGIVTLLQSRRYVDVETIAEKFEISTRTVYRDIRAITEQGIPLSFEPSKGYFIVQGYFLPPVSFNNEEANALILMERLITSFADRSIQKHYISALNKVKNVMKSTQKEQLEFLNDNIKFQIPDRLNNDFEYLSVIQNAIANKSILAMDYQKESGELSCRQIEAIGLIFYAFSWHVMAWCHLRNEYRDFRVSRIKKLRDTQTPFQIKDHVPLAEFMKKLPVDY, encoded by the coding sequence ATGAACAGAATTGACCGGCTATTTGGGATTGTAACGCTTCTTCAGTCACGCAGGTATGTCGATGTAGAAACTATTGCAGAAAAATTTGAAATCAGCACCCGTACAGTTTACCGTGATATACGAGCCATTACAGAGCAGGGTATTCCGTTAAGTTTTGAGCCCAGCAAAGGTTATTTTATTGTACAAGGATATTTCTTACCTCCTGTTTCTTTCAATAATGAAGAGGCAAATGCTTTAATATTAATGGAAAGACTTATTACCAGTTTTGCCGATCGTTCTATACAGAAACACTATATCTCTGCGCTTAATAAGGTGAAGAATGTCATGAAAAGCACCCAAAAAGAGCAACTTGAGTTTTTAAATGATAACATAAAATTTCAAATACCTGATCGACTGAATAATGATTTCGAATATCTCTCTGTCATACAAAATGCCATTGCTAACAAGTCTATATTGGCCATGGATTACCAAAAAGAAAGTGGCGAGCTTAGCTGTAGACAAATAGAAGCAATCGGTTTAATTTTTTATGCTTTTAGTTGGCATGTCATGGCCTGGTGTCACCTCCGAAACGAGTATAGGGATTTCAGAGTGTCTAGAATAAAGAAGCTGCGTGATACGCAAACTCCTTTTCAAATAAAAGATCATGTGCCTTTAGCAGAATTTATGAAAAAACTACCTGTCGATTATTGA